Genomic DNA from Nanoarchaeota archaeon:
ATATGACTTGACCCACGCCAGTAATCAGTGAAACTGCGCCCACTTCTTTTACAACTTTCGGGCTTAATCCAAGGCCGACGATAAATAGCAATAATGCTATGCCGATATTTGAGAATATCAGTATTGTTTCTGAGGAACTCATAATATTTAGAACATACGGTCCTACAATAATGCCCGAGATTATGTAGCCGATTATTAGCGGCTGTTTTAATAAGCTCATTACCCACGAAATTAAAACCGCTAGGCTCATGATAATTCCGAATTCTATAAATAGTTCCATTATGTATCACATTATTGGCAATTGTAAATAAATACTTATTCACGCGCTCGCCGAAATAGATGCGCAATTCCGTAGCAGAAACGCAGGGTATGTCAAGCAGCATTTTCCTAAAGCCAAGCGTAGCCATCGATTTATATTCGCCGCTTCATAATATGTATGAGGTGGTGGTTATTACGGAAGCGCCTTCTCAAAATGCCTCTGAACTTCTTGCCATACTTAAGAAAACTTATGGCGCGCAGTCGACTGCCCTAATACATCAGAATCCGTTTGAATTGCTGGTCTCGACAATACTTTCCGCGCAATGCACTGACGCGAGAATCAATAGTGTAACGCGCGAGCTTTTCAAGAAATATCAAACTGCAAATGATTATGCGAATGCAGATTTGCATGAATTTGAGCAGGATATAAAATCCACCGGTTTTTACAAGAACAAGGCGAAAAACATCATCGCAGCGGCGCAAAAAATAATTTCTGAATTTGGCGGCAAAGTGCCTGGCAAAATGGAAGAACTCGTCACGCTTCCCGGCGTGGGCAGAAAAACTGCAAATGTCATACTTTGCGAGGGCTTTGGAATTGTCCAAGGCATTGCCATTGATACGCATGTCAGGCGCATCTCTTTCCGCATTGGCCTGACTAAAAACACAGACCCCAAGAAAATTGAGTGCGACCTCATGGCGCTTTATTCGAAAAAAGAATGGCGCAATGTTTCAAATCTTTTGATTGCGCACGGAAGGCGCACCTGCTATGCTAAAAAGCCGAAGTGCGGGGAATGCGCGCTGAACAAGATTTGCCCGAACGCGTTCAAAGTTTAATGATATTCGTTGCTTCAAACATCTACTTGATACCCTTTTTTCTTCTCTCGCAAATACAGCGGATGCAGAAGCAGTATCGCGCCGGAAACAATGAGTGCATGTTTTATGTCAAAGGAAAAATACAGCATTAGTACTACTATCACTGCGCCGAGCGCGCGGCCAAAGTTCAAAAAAAATCCCCGCGAAATCATGGAATCGCCCATATTCTTTGTCAAATCTACTATGAGCGTCATTGAGAATGGTGAGAAAAGAGACAGAAGAAAGCTTACAAACCCGCGGTAGATTCCCCA
This window encodes:
- the nth gene encoding endonuclease III; this translates as MYEVVVITEAPSQNASELLAILKKTYGAQSTALIHQNPFELLVSTILSAQCTDARINSVTRELFKKYQTANDYANADLHEFEQDIKSTGFYKNKAKNIIAAAQKIISEFGGKVPGKMEELVTLPGVGRKTANVILCEGFGIVQGIAIDTHVRRISFRIGLTKNTDPKKIECDLMALYSKKEWRNVSNLLIAHGRRTCYAKKPKCGECALNKICPNAFKV